The genomic stretch ccagccgccgtcgccgctcgccgcaaaaaaattctatatctgcttttcggtTTACATCGAGTCCAATTAATTACATTGGCGATTAATTTAACGgaacatattattatttcggaAGTAACGTGCGAGACCAGACATCCTGTATAATTGTGCAACATATAAATGTCCAGATGTAAGtacatatgtaattaaattaaaggaaaGAATATTTGTAAATGAAATTGAGCGAGATTTACATAATgattataatgtataatataaatctcTTTTGGTCGATCTTTATGTAAGATTtgtgaatgaaaaaaaaatgtaaataaatgtatatacacgaattaaaatatatatgggtttttatatgaaatatagatttaatatttatgtaataaaaaaagaaaaaatcaggTTTCTAATTTCGATTCAATTGCTTGTGTCAAAAGTAGAATAtgtaaatctattttattttagaaaagaaaagaaaaagttgtaTTACTTCTTTGAAAATCAGAATCTTTCAGTTTATATagttacttattatttttataattatattgggaagaatgcatatttaaaatagagcatttttattaaagaccGATTTTTTGTATCAATATATTATAGATGGCTATCGAGTTTACACGTTATATATGGAATTGCCgcagtattatttttaatgtacagatattatacataattacattataatagtAACACTTGTATAGAAATGCGTAATATCGGTACATTAACGCACGTTAGCAGCAGGAAAATTTTCCAGAACActttatcttctttaattatCTATGTTAACTCGCATTAAAATGACATTCGATGACCATACTCTATGCTGAGAAGGATGAGAGGAAATCGGTAACTACTTTCTTCAATTTCGCATCTGACGCttcgctaattaaattttcttttgcgatTGTAGCAAGAAGATCCTGTTGAGTagacctaaaaaaaaaaaaaagtgaaataaaacatatatgtatttataatggTAAATTacgtgtaaattattaaaaatatattacataattaccTAATGTGTGCAAGGAATTCTTTTTCGAAGCTAGTGATCTTTGTTGGATCCATTTTATCAAGATAACCACGTACACCGCAGTATATGACTGCTACCTGTTCTTCAATAGCCATAGGTACTAAAAACAGAGTATCAGATATTAAACACTGTAAATCGACTTACATTcagattattataaatattaaaattataacaattttaccGTATTGTCCCTGTTTAAGAAGTTCAGTTAATCTCACGCCGCGATTCAGCAATTGTTGGGTCGCAGCATCCAAATCTGAACCAAACTGTGCAAAAGCTGCTACTTCACGATATTGAGCCAATTCCAATTTCATAGAACCAGCAACCTGCATAATTGAGTACCataaatacttatattttatattaatgttacaaATATCTTTGTATTAAATGCTTCAAGATTTTACAGGACCTGCTTCATGGCCTTGGTTTGAGCGGCAGATCCGACACGCGATACAGATAAACCAACATTGATGGCAGGGCGAATACCTTTGTAGAATAATTCAGTTTCCAAAAAGATTTGTCCGTCGGTAATAGAAATAACATTAGTCGGGATGTAAGCGGATACATCACCAGCTTGTGTTTCAATAACAGGTAAAGCGGTCAATGATCCGCCACCTAAGTTTTCGTTCATTTTAGCAGCTCTTTCAAGCAAACGAGAATGAAGATAAAATACATCGCCAGGGTAGGCTTCACGACCCGGTGGTCTTCTGAGCAGCAACGACATTTGTCGGTAGGCAACGGCTTGCTTTGACAAATCGTCATAAATAATTAGAGCATGTTTTCCATTAtctctgtaaaataataataacatgtTTTGTgaatttgtaaatataaatttaatatacgtctttataaaatgtatgttaaaacgtatatattttttaaaagaataaaaaccttattttaaatagaaaataactAAAGGAGTAATACAGTATGAGTAATACAGTATAtgccaaataatttaattatttagagaaaaaaataagatataactccttcaataaaatatatgtaattgttataaaactAATGTAGAAAATTAGATTCACAAAGTTGGAATGCACCCTGCAAtcgtgtttttaatttaatatttacctgAAAAATTCTCCCATAGCACATCCAGAGTATGGGGCCAAGTATTGAAGAGGAGCTGCATCAGAGGCAGTGGCAGATACAATAATAGTGTAATTGATAGCGCCGCTATCTGTTAAACGTTTTACAATTTGTGCCACAGTGGATCTCTTCTGACCAATAGCAACATAAATGcaatacaatttctttttctcttccccaCCGTCATTGAAACGTTTTTGATTGATAATAGTATCAATAGCAAGAGCAGTTTTTCCAGTTTGTCGATCTCCAATTATCAATTCACGTTGACCACGACCAATAGGCACTAAAGAATCCACAGCTTTGATTCCAGTTTGCATAGGTTCCCTAACTGACACTCTGTTATCCAAAAGATAATTGAAAGtagtttaatattatgtatgtgttaaatgtataattattatttaatttcttatttagaaaaaagaaaaaaaattaatacttttttttcagattaaataaaaattatatattgttatgAATTACCTAGGGATAATGCCTGGAGCTTTTGTTCCAATACGAAATCTTAATTTGCTATTTAGAGGGCCTTTACCATCAATAGGATTACCCAAAGCATCCACAACGCGACCCAACAATTCTTCACCAACAGGAACATCAACAATTGCACCAGTACGTTTGACAATATCCCCTTCCTTAATGTGTCTGTCATTACCAAATACAACAACACCTACATTGTCAGGTTCCAAATTCAATGCCATGCCCTTCAAGCCTGAACTAAACTCTACCATCTCATCAGCTTGAATATTCTTCAGTCCATATACACGCGCAATACCATCTCCAATGCTGAGTACTCTGCCAGTTTCTTCAAGATtagcctaaaaaaaaaaacacattctatttaaatgtttaatttaaatatctttttaactGGTAAGGGTACAGATCTAAAATTgctaaagatattaaaaaattgtgataTTGAAATGATTCAAATATTGAATAGTAAACTTTTCTTGAAGAGGTTGGTTTACCTTTGGTGCAGATCCAAGAATACGTTCTTCCAGAATAGCAGAAATTTCTGCCGAACGGCGACTGCAGGAGACATGATATTTACGGGAGGCTATAGCAGTTGCAGGCCAATTAATCTAAAACGCAAAGGGTAcacatgtacatacataattGTGATCAAATAGTCGACCGAAAATCTTATTACATAACTCGCTGCCTCAATACTCTT from Cardiocondyla obscurior isolate alpha-2009 linkage group LG12, Cobs3.1, whole genome shotgun sequence encodes the following:
- the Blw gene encoding ATP synthase subunit alpha, mitochondrial — its product is MALLSLRLASSLVRHLPNTTVQINWPATAIASRKYHVSCSRRSAEISAILEERILGSAPKANLEETGRVLSIGDGIARVYGLKNIQADEMVEFSSGLKGMALNLEPDNVGVVVFGNDRHIKEGDIVKRTGAIVDVPVGEELLGRVVDALGNPIDGKGPLNSKLRFRIGTKAPGIIPRVSVREPMQTGIKAVDSLVPIGRGQRELIIGDRQTGKTALAIDTIINQKRFNDGGEEKKKLYCIYVAIGQKRSTVAQIVKRLTDSGAINYTIIVSATASDAAPLQYLAPYSGCAMGEFFRDNGKHALIIYDDLSKQAVAYRQMSLLLRRPPGREAYPGDVFYLHSRLLERAAKMNENLGGGSLTALPVIETQAGDVSAYIPTNVISITDGQIFLETELFYKGIRPAINVGLSVSRVGSAAQTKAMKQVAGSMKLELAQYREVAAFAQFGSDLDAATQQLLNRGVRLTELLKQGQYVPMAIEEQVAVIYCGVRGYLDKMDPTKITSFEKEFLAHIRSTQQDLLATIAKENLISEASDAKLKKVVTDFLSSFSA